In Bacteroidia bacterium, a genomic segment contains:
- a CDS encoding endonuclease/exonuclease/phosphatase family protein codes for MQTLTSAIAFFTLLLSQFLFPAQAQTDRSFRVMTFNIRLNIASDSTNAWPHRTDLVESMIRYHEADLIGVQEALENQMVDLKSMLPDFGAHGVARDTNLQWGEYSAIFYRKSRFDLVEGATFWLSESPEMASRGWDAALNRIVTWAKFRDRFTGKMFFHFNTHFDHKGVEARENSARLIMDKIAELNPDNLPVILSGDFNLTPADSPYSILTSDNPEKNLKDSFYESLIPHHGPESTWSGFHFPGEGDKRIDYIFTRNRVVVLKHATLSDSWSGRYPSDHLPVMAEVMIDPVVALPQAHSHNDYEQSKPLWEALENGFASIEADIWLIDNKLYVSHNRPVITPRSPTLESLYLEPLSRLVTENHGWVFPGYNQPIQLLVDFKNDGEATYAKLKEVLSKYDYLLQPGKNRPVAVQVVISGDRPVATIAADSSRLARIDGRPEDLGELYETSLVPLISQRYGIVTSWKGKDEIPAGEMAAIKALTDQAHRQGKKVRLWATPEDEKVWTVLLDAGVDYINTDDPERLKKFLLKSE; via the coding sequence ATGCAAACCCTAACGTCAGCGATAGCATTTTTCACCTTGCTACTATCTCAGTTTTTATTCCCCGCACAGGCTCAGACAGACCGGAGTTTCCGGGTGATGACCTTCAACATCCGGTTGAATATAGCTTCTGACAGCACCAATGCCTGGCCCCATCGTACTGACCTTGTCGAAAGTATGATCCGCTACCACGAAGCCGATCTTATTGGCGTTCAGGAAGCGCTCGAAAACCAGATGGTCGATCTCAAATCCATGCTGCCTGATTTCGGCGCACATGGAGTAGCCCGAGATACGAATCTGCAATGGGGAGAGTATTCTGCGATATTTTACCGGAAGAGCCGCTTCGACCTGGTCGAAGGCGCTACCTTCTGGCTTTCTGAAAGCCCCGAAATGGCCAGCCGTGGCTGGGATGCTGCCCTTAACCGGATTGTGACCTGGGCAAAATTCAGAGATCGCTTTACTGGTAAAATGTTTTTCCACTTTAATACTCATTTTGATCACAAGGGCGTAGAAGCGAGAGAAAACAGCGCCCGGCTGATCATGGACAAGATTGCTGAGTTGAATCCCGACAATCTTCCGGTCATTCTTAGTGGAGATTTTAACCTTACGCCGGCAGATTCTCCCTATTCAATTTTAACTTCAGACAACCCCGAAAAGAACCTTAAAGACTCTTTTTATGAGAGCCTGATCCCTCACCATGGACCGGAATCTACGTGGAGTGGGTTTCATTTTCCCGGAGAAGGGGACAAAAGGATTGATTATATATTCACCCGAAACCGTGTAGTTGTGCTCAAACACGCCACGCTTTCCGATTCGTGGTCTGGCCGTTATCCTTCCGACCACCTGCCGGTGATGGCGGAGGTTATGATCGACCCGGTGGTAGCATTGCCTCAGGCGCATTCTCACAATGACTATGAGCAGTCAAAGCCGCTCTGGGAAGCTCTGGAAAACGGGTTTGCAAGCATTGAAGCCGATATCTGGCTGATAGACAATAAATTGTATGTTTCTCACAACCGTCCGGTAATCACCCCTCGCTCACCTACGCTTGAGTCTTTATATCTGGAACCACTTTCCCGATTGGTAACTGAAAACCATGGCTGGGTATTTCCGGGGTATAATCAGCCTATACAGTTGCTGGTGGATTTCAAAAATGATGGTGAAGCTACCTATGCAAAGTTGAAAGAAGTATTGAGTAAATACGATTACCTGCTCCAACCGGGCAAAAATCGTCCGGTCGCTGTGCAGGTTGTCATATCAGGAGACCGTCCGGTAGCCACCATTGCTGCCGATAGCAGCCGTTTGGCGCGTATTGATGGGCGTCCGGAAGATTTGGGCGAATTGTACGAAACTTCTCTCGTGCCGCTGATCAGTCAAAGATACGGAATCGTGACTTCATGGAAAGGGAAAGACGAAATCCCGGCAGGAGAAATGGCTGCGATAAAAGCGCTCACAGACCAGGCACACCGGCAGGGAAAAAAAGTACGGCTGTGGGCGACACCTGAGGATGAGAAAGTTTGGACTGTATTGCTGGACGCTGGTGTGGACTATATAAATACCGATGATCCTGAAAGACTGAAAAAATTCCTCCTAAAATCGGAGTGA
- a CDS encoding sodium/sugar symporter, with protein MNFGTIDYIVFAAYGALIIFIGLWVSREKGGKEKDAEDYFLAGKTLPWWAIGASLIASNISAEQFIGMSGSGFRLGLAIATYEWMAAITLLVVAWFFLPIFLKKGIFTMPQFLEVRYDNRVRTLLAVFWLSVFVFVNLTSVLYLGAKAMEIIMGVPLVYGMIGLALFSIIYSVYGGLKAVAWTDVVQVVFLIGGGLMTTYIALDAYGGIGKLMGDFGDRFNMILFEGELIFTDDAGQSQDAYNLLPGLSVLIGGMWIANLYYWGCNQYIIQRALAAKNIKEAQRGVAFAGYLKLLLPMIVVIPGIVAFAMKAPIDKADGAYPWLLANFVPSGFKGLAFAALAAAIVSSLASMMNSTSTIFTMDLYKPYIKKDASQKELVLVGRIVAFVAMLVAGLVAYPLMGKSDQVFQNIQNWTGLVSPGVLAVFIMGLFYKKATANSALVSALLSVPLSFAINAWLPSIPFMNRMGIVFLISLVLIVVISRLEGKGEDSPKAIVHSEVVREKDPVFTAAATGIILITTMLYAYFW; from the coding sequence ATGAATTTTGGTACCATTGATTACATTGTATTTGCAGCCTATGGCGCGCTGATTATTTTTATCGGCCTGTGGGTGTCACGCGAAAAAGGTGGAAAAGAAAAAGATGCGGAGGACTACTTTCTTGCCGGAAAAACGCTGCCATGGTGGGCGATCGGGGCATCATTGATTGCGTCCAATATTTCTGCAGAACAATTTATCGGTATGTCGGGTTCCGGTTTCCGGCTGGGGTTAGCTATCGCTACCTACGAGTGGATGGCCGCTATCACCCTTCTGGTAGTGGCCTGGTTTTTTCTTCCGATCTTCCTGAAGAAAGGCATTTTTACTATGCCGCAGTTTTTGGAAGTTCGTTATGATAACCGGGTGAGAACACTGCTGGCTGTTTTCTGGCTGTCGGTGTTTGTTTTTGTCAACCTCACTTCTGTCTTGTATCTCGGTGCAAAAGCCATGGAGATCATTATGGGGGTTCCATTGGTTTACGGGATGATTGGACTGGCGCTATTTTCGATTATATATAGTGTCTATGGAGGGCTAAAGGCGGTAGCCTGGACAGATGTCGTACAAGTTGTATTTCTGATTGGTGGTGGATTGATGACCACTTATATCGCACTTGATGCTTATGGAGGAATCGGCAAACTGATGGGAGACTTTGGCGACCGGTTTAATATGATTCTTTTTGAAGGGGAATTGATATTTACAGATGATGCAGGCCAATCTCAGGACGCTTACAATCTTTTGCCCGGACTGAGTGTGTTGATCGGCGGAATGTGGATTGCGAATCTCTACTATTGGGGGTGTAATCAGTATATCATTCAGCGGGCCCTGGCAGCTAAAAATATCAAGGAAGCGCAGCGGGGGGTAGCATTTGCTGGTTATCTGAAACTGCTTCTCCCGATGATTGTGGTTATACCAGGCATTGTGGCTTTTGCCATGAAGGCGCCAATCGATAAGGCAGATGGCGCATATCCCTGGTTACTGGCTAACTTTGTGCCTTCCGGGTTTAAGGGGCTGGCTTTTGCTGCGCTTGCTGCGGCGATTGTTTCTTCGCTTGCATCTATGATGAACAGCACATCTACCATCTTCACGATGGACCTGTATAAGCCGTATATTAAAAAAGATGCTTCTCAAAAGGAATTGGTGCTGGTGGGCCGTATCGTAGCATTTGTAGCTATGCTGGTAGCAGGTCTTGTGGCTTATCCCCTGATGGGTAAAAGTGATCAGGTATTTCAGAATATCCAAAACTGGACAGGTCTGGTAAGTCCGGGCGTACTAGCCGTATTTATTATGGGCTTGTTTTATAAAAAAGCTACGGCTAATTCAGCCCTGGTATCCGCACTGTTAAGTGTTCCGCTTTCCTTCGCGATTAATGCGTGGCTTCCTTCTATACCGTTTATGAACCGTATGGGTATCGTATTCCTGATATCGCTGGTTTTGATTGTGGTAATCTCCAGGCTCGAAGGAAAGGGAGAAGATTCTCCTAAAGCGATTGTACACAGCGAAGTCGTAAGAGAGAAAGATCCTGTTTTTACTGCCGCAGCAACAGGTATCATACTGATTACAACGATGTTGTACGCTTATTTCTGGTAA
- a CDS encoding response regulator gives MQKKHFEIACIIDDDDIFIFGLKRLIEIKKLCKNLMIFSNGREALNFFSDYLPHVSEVPDLILLDMNMPVLDGWQFLEEFASIKANFSKQITIFMVSSSINQADIEHAKNLSLLSGYLIKPISLQDLEKLFSGELEGIFGTNHI, from the coding sequence ATGCAAAAAAAACACTTTGAAATTGCGTGCATTATTGATGACGATGACATCTTTATTTTTGGTTTAAAACGCCTCATCGAAATTAAAAAACTATGCAAAAACCTGATGATCTTTTCTAATGGCAGAGAAGCCCTCAACTTTTTTAGCGATTACCTTCCTCACGTATCTGAAGTCCCTGACCTTATTTTACTTGACATGAACATGCCGGTACTTGATGGCTGGCAGTTTTTGGAAGAGTTTGCTTCCATCAAAGCCAATTTTTCCAAACAAATCACCATCTTCATGGTGAGTTCTTCTATCAATCAGGCAGATATTGAGCATGCAAAAAATTTATCGCTGCTTTCCGGCTACTTGATAAAGCCGATTTCCCTTCAGGATCTTGAAAAATTATTCTCAGGTGAACTTGAAGGCATTTTTGGCACCAACCACATCTAA
- a CDS encoding PAS domain-containing protein, with amino-acid sequence MEPNNVFPVSTFSENGISGKEVIQKHIEKLFQFSIDPACVAGFDGYFKLINPAFSNILGHSNEELLRRPYMDFVHPDDVESTLNEAKKLADRSITTIGFVNRYRKKDGTYVYFEWNVFPDAENQLLYCTIRDITLLVKAEERELKTNKTINLILEGIDAGVWEWNILTGQEWWSDKFFHILDYQPNEITPSYSTFINLLHPNDIEMVSQALETHLEKKEKYILDIRMQTGKGIYKWIQTSGRAEWNEDDKPVRMYGTILDIDEKKKKEIRLKNSIDVINEQNTRLLDFAHIISHNLRSHTSNFGMLIGLYESLPDEDSRTEIFSKIKQNFNNLNESIESLNKVVKIKYGIQEQKEEIDLPETLSRVLKSIEYQIQSSKATINTDFSQYQTIASVPAYMESIFYNLVSNAIKYRHSRRAPIIHISTKLEGGRPVLIIKDNGIGLDMKTHGKKVFGMYKTFHGNPDAKGLGLFMTKNQVEALGGSITWESEPGHGSTFKIYF; translated from the coding sequence ATGGAACCGAACAATGTGTTCCCAGTCTCAACATTTTCCGAAAATGGCATATCGGGAAAAGAGGTTATCCAGAAACATATCGAAAAATTGTTTCAGTTTTCGATTGACCCTGCATGTGTAGCGGGATTTGACGGGTATTTCAAATTAATCAATCCCGCCTTTTCCAATATTCTGGGGCATAGTAATGAAGAATTGCTGCGACGACCTTATATGGATTTTGTACATCCGGACGATGTGGAAAGTACCTTAAATGAGGCGAAAAAACTGGCTGACCGGTCGATTACTACCATAGGATTTGTCAACCGTTACCGAAAAAAGGACGGAACCTATGTCTATTTTGAATGGAATGTTTTCCCGGATGCAGAAAATCAACTGCTCTATTGTACGATCCGAGATATTACCCTTTTGGTAAAGGCAGAGGAGCGGGAGTTAAAGACCAATAAAACCATTAATCTTATTCTGGAAGGAATTGATGCAGGGGTCTGGGAATGGAATATCCTTACGGGGCAGGAATGGTGGTCCGATAAATTTTTCCATATCCTCGACTATCAGCCAAATGAAATAACACCTTCCTACAGTACCTTTATCAACCTCCTCCATCCCAATGATATAGAAATGGTCTCTCAGGCGTTGGAGACACACCTGGAAAAAAAAGAGAAATACATATTGGACATACGAATGCAGACGGGAAAGGGCATCTATAAATGGATACAGACATCCGGTCGGGCAGAGTGGAATGAAGATGACAAGCCAGTGAGAATGTACGGTACGATTCTCGATATCGACGAGAAAAAGAAGAAGGAAATCCGCTTGAAAAACTCCATTGATGTAATCAATGAACAAAACACACGGCTGCTGGATTTTGCCCACATTATCTCTCATAATCTTCGTTCCCATACCAGCAATTTCGGAATGCTGATCGGACTATATGAATCGCTGCCCGATGAAGACTCCCGCACGGAGATCTTTTCAAAGATTAAACAAAATTTCAACAATCTCAATGAGTCAATCGAATCCCTCAACAAGGTGGTTAAGATTAAGTATGGCATTCAGGAACAGAAAGAAGAAATCGATCTTCCGGAGACATTGAGCAGAGTGCTGAAAAGTATAGAATACCAGATTCAATCCAGTAAAGCAACCATTAATACCGACTTTAGTCAATACCAGACGATCGCTTCTGTTCCGGCATATATGGAAAGTATATTTTATAATCTTGTTTCCAATGCGATCAAGTACCGCCACAGCCGAAGAGCACCAATCATCCATATATCTACAAAACTGGAAGGTGGGCGGCCGGTACTTATCATTAAGGATAATGGGATAGGCTTAGACATGAAAACGCATGGAAAAAAAGTATTCGGAATGTATAAAACTTTTCACGGCAACCCTGATGCCAAAGGCCTCGGACTATTTATGACCAAAAATCAAGTTGAAGCATTGGGGGGTAGTATTACATGGGAAAGTGAACCCGGACATGGCTCCACTTTTAAAATTTATTTTTGA
- a CDS encoding DUF6503 family protein: MQKLISFSFPFVFLFGCLSSENTNKNDPQWIIDQAIKAYGGEKFSHAEIAFTFRDRAYISIRNGGDYQYERLFEENGDSVRDVLNNQGFYREINQVRTEIPDSMAVKYSNSVNSVIYFSVLPFGLNDPAVRKKYLAQVQIKDISYHKIEVSFDQEGGGEDFNDLFVYWFRTDNFRMDYFAYRYYTEEGGIRFREAYNTRTVGGLVFSDYINYQADPEKFSVEETDRLFEENKLEPLSRIELEQVVVH; encoded by the coding sequence ATGCAAAAGCTTATATCCTTTTCTTTTCCCTTTGTTTTCCTGTTTGGATGCCTTTCCTCAGAGAATACTAACAAAAATGATCCGCAATGGATTATTGACCAGGCTATTAAAGCCTATGGCGGTGAAAAATTTTCTCATGCAGAAATTGCCTTTACCTTCCGGGATCGTGCATATATCTCTATCCGAAACGGTGGTGATTATCAGTACGAGAGACTTTTTGAGGAAAATGGCGATTCTGTAAGAGATGTGCTAAATAATCAGGGTTTCTATCGCGAGATCAATCAAGTGCGCACAGAAATCCCTGATTCTATGGCGGTAAAATATTCCAATTCCGTCAACTCAGTAATTTATTTTTCTGTTTTACCTTTTGGACTCAACGACCCTGCCGTCAGAAAAAAATACCTGGCTCAGGTTCAGATAAAAGATATTTCCTATCATAAGATAGAAGTATCCTTTGACCAGGAGGGTGGGGGAGAAGACTTTAATGACTTGTTTGTGTATTGGTTCAGAACCGACAACTTCCGAATGGATTATTTTGCTTACCGATATTATACGGAAGAAGGGGGGATACGCTTTCGGGAAGCCTATAATACACGCACCGTGGGGGGGCTTGTCTTTTCAGATTATATCAATTACCAGGCAGACCCTGAGAAATTTTCCGTAGAGGAAACGGATCGCCTGTTTGAGGAAAACAAGCTGGAACCGCTCTCCCGAATCGAATTGGAGCAGGTAGTCGTTCACTAG
- a CDS encoding polymorphic toxin type 23 domain-containing protein yields MKRAVCLILLLLGVYSLYSQWVSSARLGGTVGLSVQLGTTINRLGISASGYYLSDFVQVNLQLRGFYSITDLGPRPALPGWEAQISAGALLGFGPNRHTQSPFLNPLSNQTGRQYAIAYAYNLYFDQRKTSQRTGTVGFHIGKFFAASENDALTGELVDKFRTASLVFLYRIDSLTIGLNTLMWTGDSRDPNVKKVRHSDYPGRFGYKDLRDVQYGHFSHGIQTLQVQYALPYGQIAQANLGVDSEYVRHFFQNRLIHDMYFVPLKWNKSKNPQYPMLDTEGLPYLYLPGQKVKPARLFFNASMNPGLFY; encoded by the coding sequence ATGAAAAGAGCAGTTTGCCTGATCCTTTTATTATTGGGCGTATATTCTCTCTACAGTCAATGGGTAAGTTCAGCGCGTTTGGGCGGGACTGTCGGATTGTCTGTACAATTGGGTACAACCATCAACCGGCTGGGAATCTCCGCCAGTGGGTACTACCTGTCTGATTTTGTGCAGGTAAATCTTCAACTCAGAGGATTTTACAGTATTACAGACTTGGGGCCGCGGCCTGCGCTTCCAGGATGGGAGGCTCAGATTTCGGCAGGTGCATTATTAGGTTTCGGGCCCAATCGTCATACCCAAAGCCCTTTCCTCAACCCGTTAAGTAACCAGACAGGTAGGCAATATGCCATTGCCTATGCCTATAATCTTTATTTTGATCAGCGAAAAACCTCTCAGCGCACGGGAACCGTAGGCTTTCATATCGGCAAGTTCTTCGCAGCTTCGGAAAATGATGCGCTAACCGGTGAACTTGTCGACAAATTCAGAACTGCAAGCCTTGTTTTTCTTTACAGAATTGATAGTCTGACCATAGGACTCAATACCCTGATGTGGACCGGCGACAGCCGCGACCCCAATGTAAAAAAGGTCCGGCATTCAGATTATCCCGGAAGATTTGGGTATAAGGACCTTAGGGATGTGCAGTATGGACATTTCTCCCATGGCATACAAACCTTGCAGGTGCAGTATGCGCTTCCATATGGGCAGATTGCCCAGGCAAATCTGGGAGTGGATTCGGAGTATGTCAGGCATTTTTTTCAAAATCGTCTGATTCACGATATGTATTTTGTGCCTTTAAAGTGGAATAAAAGCAAAAATCCGCAGTACCCTATGCTGGATACCGAAGGATTGCCATACTTGTATCTTCCTGGACAAAAGGTAAAACCTGCACGACTTTTTTTTAATGCAAGTATGAATCCCGGACTTTTCTACTAG
- a CDS encoding 1-acyl-sn-glycerol-3-phosphate acyltransferase produces the protein MPEFDQRFHEIRPYFDEEINEVLQRLTTKPSFYMLMAYLFPEMSGEEVAESFKQIHSSREFQRQYIYRAMKGVSAESTDGLTVSGIEYLDPKRPTLYLSNHRDIILDSAFLNTFLFEQGFETTQIAIGNNLMVSPLVTDLMKLNKSFVVHRDVPRNQLYQYSERLSAYIRTIIQGGESIWLAQKSGRTKDGDDRTHTGLMKMLHITGTNDLKASFRELNIVPMALSYEFEPCDYLKAEELVHIQQGLPYEKDDKLSMIKGIRDYKGRVHMAFAPLINDQLDKLDDIANRNDWVKALCDLIDSHIYRIFRLWPNNYIALDIQENSCRYEKEYSGADKDKFLTYLDSRLNEMKGPPELLRNQLLQIYAAPVKNRETADKPY, from the coding sequence ATGCCCGAATTTGACCAGCGATTCCATGAGATTCGCCCTTATTTTGACGAGGAAATCAACGAAGTCCTCCAAAGACTTACCACAAAGCCATCCTTCTATATGCTGATGGCATACCTTTTTCCTGAAATGTCGGGAGAAGAGGTCGCGGAAAGCTTTAAGCAAATTCATTCATCCAGAGAGTTTCAAAGGCAATATATCTACCGCGCCATGAAAGGCGTAAGTGCAGAAAGCACTGACGGGCTGACAGTTTCAGGGATAGAATATCTCGATCCGAAAAGACCAACCCTATATCTTTCCAATCACAGAGATATCATTCTCGACTCGGCTTTCCTCAATACATTTTTGTTTGAGCAGGGATTTGAAACCACACAGATTGCCATAGGTAATAACCTCATGGTATCGCCATTGGTCACAGACCTCATGAAGCTCAACAAAAGTTTTGTTGTACACCGGGATGTTCCCCGAAACCAGTTGTATCAATACTCGGAAAGACTTTCTGCCTATATTCGCACGATCATACAAGGCGGTGAGTCCATCTGGCTGGCACAGAAAAGCGGACGTACCAAAGATGGGGATGACCGGACGCATACGGGATTGATGAAAATGCTCCATATCACAGGGACGAATGATTTGAAAGCCAGTTTTCGTGAGCTGAATATCGTACCCATGGCACTTTCCTATGAGTTTGAGCCTTGCGATTATCTGAAAGCGGAAGAACTTGTGCATATTCAACAGGGACTTCCCTACGAAAAAGACGACAAACTCAGCATGATCAAAGGAATCAGAGATTATAAAGGGCGTGTACATATGGCCTTTGCGCCTCTGATCAATGACCAACTTGACAAACTCGATGATATAGCGAATCGCAATGACTGGGTGAAGGCGCTTTGTGATCTCATTGACAGCCATATATACCGGATTTTCAGACTTTGGCCCAACAATTATATTGCCCTCGATATACAGGAAAACAGCTGCAGGTATGAAAAGGAGTATTCCGGTGCAGACAAAGATAAATTTCTCACTTACCTCGATAGCCGGCTCAATGAGATGAAAGGCCCGCCTGAACTTCTCCGTAATCAGCTTTTACAAATCTACGCTGCGCCTGTCAAAAACCGCGAAACCGCCGACAAACCCTACTAG
- a CDS encoding DUF3570 domain-containing protein encodes MSHWKIWLIALTGWLPMVMQGQSPKDSAANAVFLTTQPIDVDFLFNYYSQDGNHSAVTGGLGTEELEDLSGKVVIQVPLDTITRINTSFTVNHYTSASTDKIDTYVSSASQKDSRAVLVMGFDRDRPANRQSWGVSGGGSIESDYISSFVTARWSHTSSDGNREIALQAQAYFDRWVVIFPEELRAPGLAMVPTDKRRSFNLAATWSQVINPRLQASFSSEVVVQNGLLSTPFHRVYFQGESLPKIEKLPLLRLKYPLGIRLNYYAADFLILRFYYRFYLDSFSILAHTTSLEMPVKIGPFFSFYPFYRFHIQSSARYFSEYGQHLITEDYYTSDFDLSAFHSHKYGLGMSFSPVYGIVKFQQKNGRTGQLKSIDLRYATYSRSDGLSAFMIGADIGFNF; translated from the coding sequence ATGTCTCATTGGAAAATATGGCTGATCGCCCTGACAGGCTGGCTGCCGATGGTAATGCAGGGTCAATCGCCGAAGGATTCTGCTGCAAATGCTGTATTTTTAACAACACAGCCGATCGACGTAGATTTTTTATTTAACTACTACTCACAGGACGGAAACCACTCTGCGGTAACCGGAGGGCTGGGAACAGAAGAACTCGAAGATCTTTCAGGAAAGGTGGTGATACAGGTACCCCTGGACACAATTACCCGAATCAACACATCATTTACCGTCAATCATTATACCAGCGCCTCCACTGACAAAATCGATACCTATGTTTCTTCTGCTTCTCAAAAAGATAGCCGGGCAGTACTTGTAATGGGATTTGACAGAGATCGTCCGGCCAACCGGCAGTCCTGGGGCGTATCGGGAGGCGGATCCATAGAGTCAGACTATATTTCCTCGTTTGTTACTGCCCGCTGGTCTCACACGAGCAGTGATGGCAATCGGGAAATTGCCCTTCAGGCACAGGCATATTTTGACCGGTGGGTTGTGATTTTTCCGGAAGAACTAAGAGCGCCGGGATTGGCAATGGTTCCTACAGACAAACGCAGGTCATTTAATCTTGCAGCTACCTGGTCTCAGGTTATCAACCCAAGACTTCAGGCATCTTTTTCAAGTGAAGTGGTTGTCCAAAATGGCTTATTGTCAACCCCCTTTCACCGGGTATATTTTCAGGGGGAATCTTTACCCAAAATCGAAAAACTACCACTGTTAAGGCTCAAATACCCATTGGGAATTCGGCTAAACTATTATGCAGCTGATTTTCTTATTCTTCGGTTTTATTACCGCTTTTATTTGGACAGCTTCTCGATTCTGGCACATACTACCAGCCTTGAGATGCCTGTCAAAATTGGGCCTTTCTTTTCTTTTTATCCATTTTACCGTTTTCATATTCAATCGTCTGCTCGGTATTTTAGTGAATACGGCCAACACTTGATCACAGAAGACTATTATACTTCCGACTTTGACCTTTCGGCATTCCATAGTCATAAGTATGGCTTAGGTATGAGTTTTTCGCCGGTTTACGGTATCGTCAAATTTCAACAGAAGAATGGGCGCACCGGACAATTGAAAAGTATAGACTTACGCTATGCAACGTACTCCCGCTCAGACGGGTTATCTGCTTTTATGATTGGCGCAGATATTGGTTTTAATTTCTAA
- a CDS encoding DUF4266 domain-containing protein → MPIRFLVIIIFLTCVGISGCVSVKPYQKMYLNDQDMELSARKLEFYETNFESYREGSAGANGGKVGGGCGCN, encoded by the coding sequence ATGCCCATCAGGTTTTTGGTAATAATAATATTCCTGACATGCGTTGGAATTTCAGGTTGTGTTTCTGTAAAACCCTATCAGAAAATGTATCTCAACGATCAGGATATGGAGCTTTCAGCCAGAAAGCTTGAGTTTTACGAAACCAATTTCGAATCGTACCGCGAAGGATCTGCCGGGGCCAACGGAGGAAAAGTAGGCGGTGGATGCGGTTGTAATTAA
- a CDS encoding FAD:protein FMN transferase, whose amino-acid sequence MNVRCIFSLLCIFFWWNTDSSGQTATFSRELILMGSRFEITAIANDDSTARESVDLAIEEISRIEDLISEWDSASQTSEINRQAGKQPVKVSQELFTLIRRSNKVSALTGGAFDITFASADRIWKFDGSMKTLPSKEEIARSVAKIDYQKIVVNPSDTSIFLSEAGMKMGFGGIGKGYAANQAKTIMQQRGATGGLVNAGGDLICWGKSPGPNGWRVGIANPKARNQLVAWMEINNMAVVTSGDYERYVILNGKKYAHIINPKTGWPVSGLQSVTIICADAELADALATAVFVMGEKEGMALINQLKGVECMMINDKDEILKSESLKMYFYHEQPQSGETPQLIIGQ is encoded by the coding sequence ATGAATGTACGCTGCATTTTTTCTCTCCTTTGTATATTTTTCTGGTGGAATACCGATTCCTCCGGACAAACCGCAACCTTCTCCAGAGAACTGATTCTTATGGGATCGAGGTTTGAAATTACAGCAATAGCCAATGATGATTCGACCGCCCGGGAATCCGTAGATCTGGCTATTGAAGAAATCAGCCGAATTGAGGATTTGATTTCGGAATGGGATTCGGCATCTCAAACCAGCGAAATCAATCGCCAGGCCGGCAAACAGCCGGTCAAGGTTTCGCAGGAATTATTCACGCTGATTCGCAGGAGTAATAAAGTATCGGCGCTGACCGGCGGTGCATTTGACATAACATTTGCTTCAGCTGATCGCATCTGGAAATTTGACGGCTCAATGAAAACGCTTCCCTCAAAAGAGGAAATCGCCCGTTCTGTAGCCAAAATTGATTATCAAAAAATTGTCGTTAATCCTTCAGATACTTCCATTTTCTTATCTGAAGCGGGTATGAAAATGGGATTTGGCGGAATTGGTAAGGGATATGCAGCCAATCAGGCCAAAACGATCATGCAACAAAGGGGAGCAACCGGCGGACTCGTGAATGCGGGAGGCGATCTCATCTGTTGGGGAAAAAGCCCCGGGCCCAACGGCTGGCGTGTAGGAATCGCCAATCCCAAAGCCCGTAACCAACTGGTCGCATGGATGGAAATCAATAATATGGCCGTGGTAACCTCCGGTGATTATGAGCGGTATGTTATTCTGAATGGTAAAAAATATGCTCATATCATTAACCCCAAAACCGGCTGGCCGGTAAGCGGACTGCAAAGTGTAACCATTATTTGTGCAGACGCAGAATTGGCAGATGCACTTGCTACAGCAGTATTTGTGATGGGAGAAAAAGAGGGTATGGCACTGATCAACCAGTTGAAAGGGGTAGAATGTATGATGATCAATGACAAAGATGAAATTTTGAAATCAGAGAGCCTGAAAATGTATTTTTACCACGAACAACCACAATCCGGGGAAACACCCCAGCTGATTATCGGACAATAG